One Paracidovorax avenae ATCC 19860 genomic region harbors:
- a CDS encoding DUF1799 domain-containing protein yields the protein MYEPQAGDAELAAWGLERRDYDDTATEVWPENWPVYVLWSRICNQWRVGMAGAVALDYGVLFHELDRAGLDPDTYEERFRDIQVIESEALTVFAERAERERARIGGAA from the coding sequence ATGTACGAGCCCCAGGCCGGCGACGCCGAACTGGCCGCGTGGGGGCTGGAGCGCCGCGATTACGACGATACGGCTACCGAAGTGTGGCCGGAGAACTGGCCCGTCTATGTACTGTGGTCGCGCATCTGCAACCAGTGGCGCGTGGGCATGGCCGGTGCCGTCGCACTGGATTACGGCGTGCTGTTCCATGAGCTGGACCGCGCCGGCCTGGATCCCGACACATATGAAGAGCGCTTTCGCGACATCCAGGTGATCGAGTCCGAGGCGCTCACGGTCTTCGCCGAGAGGGCGGAGAGGGAGCGGGCGCGCATCGGCGGGGCGGCATGA
- a CDS encoding phage tail assembly chaperone, protein MAKIVLGKRPESFKRKVSFPMLDGTTGVIHCEFFYRTKSEFGQLVDEIAEAAAIPASGSPGTISDILGNAVRKNGDYLLKIVKAWDLEDVEVNAENATRFADEIPGGATAIFDAYREGCVEGKLGN, encoded by the coding sequence ATGGCAAAAATCGTCCTGGGCAAGCGTCCCGAATCGTTCAAGCGCAAGGTTTCCTTCCCGATGCTCGATGGCACCACGGGGGTGATCCACTGCGAATTCTTCTACCGCACGAAATCCGAATTCGGCCAGCTCGTCGATGAGATCGCGGAGGCCGCGGCCATACCCGCATCCGGCAGCCCCGGCACGATCAGCGACATTCTCGGCAACGCCGTGCGAAAGAACGGCGACTACCTCCTGAAGATCGTCAAGGCCTGGGACCTGGAAGACGTGGAGGTCAACGCGGAAAACGCCACGCGGTTCGCCGACGAGATTCCCGGAGGCGCCACGGCGATCTTTGATGCCTATCGCGAAGGCTGCGTCGAGGGCAAGCTGGGAAACTGA